DNA sequence from the Candidatus Omnitrophota bacterium genome:
AGGGGCACGATAAGTTGCAGGAGGTCTACGGCAAAATCATGGAGAGATTGCCCAACGTCAACATGCACATTAAGAGGAACGAAGAGGTATGAGAGATATATTCCCCGGCGTGCTCGGACAGGCTGGACTCAATGTCTGGAAGAATCCGCTCACAAGAATGATGGAATTGGAAATCCCGGGGAGAAGGGTAGCTGTGTCCGAGACCGACCTGCACCGTTACAGCATGCAGGGAGCATGGGCAGAACAGGCAGTGGCGCTACCACCGTCGTTTGATGGTGCGTACAGTCAAGAGATATTGTCACGAATGATGATGGAGATGACCGGTGTGCCGAGCGATTATGTCGGACGGAGTAAAAGCGTAGAGCCTATAAATACGCTCGAAAAACTGCGGAGAGATTTTGAAAACTGGTGCGGAAATGTATTGAACGAAGAATGAAATCCCCGAAATGGGGAAAGGAGTAAAGTAAAATGGCCGAAGTAAAACAGGAACTGACAAAGAAAGACCAGGCAAGCGCTCTGGTTGACTGGATGAAACCCGCAATGGCGACCGCCCTGCCCCGGCACCTGAACGCCGACCGCATGGTGCGAATCGTGCTCACAGAGATGAGGCGCAACCCCAAACTGGTGACCTGCACAAAGCAGAGCCTGGCCGGATCCGTGATCATGGCCTCACAGCTTGGCCTCGAACCCGGAGTAAACGGGCAGTGCTGGCTCGTGCCCTACGGCAACGAAGCAACATTCATCATCGGGTATCAGGGGCTCATCGAGCTGGCCTACCGCAGCAACATGGTGGAATTCGTAATAGGAGAAGCCGTGTACGAAAATGACGAATTCACTTACTCGCTCGGCACAGAGCAGTTTATCAAGCACGTGCCGGCAGAGGCCGACCGCGGGAAGCTCAAAGCGGCCTACGCCGTAGCCAAAATGAAAGGCGCGAGCATGCCCGTATTCAAAGTGCTGACGAAAGAAGATATCCTCAAAGTAAAGGCATCTTCGCCCGCGGCCAACAGCGCACACAGCCCGTGGAATACGTGGCCGGAAACGATGTGGGTAAAGACAGCCGTCAAAAAGCTGATGAAATTCATCCCGAAATCAGCGGAGATTAACAAGGCGTTGGAAGCGGACGACAGGGTGGACGCGGGAAAACCGCAGCCCTTTAGCGACGTCATCGACCTGCCGGAGGAGAAGGAAGGAAAGGGAATCGAGATAGAGGACGTAAAGTAAATGAGCACGCGTGGCGGCACTGTGATCGGTCGACAAAGTGCATTAGGCAGGGTGCAAATCCCTGCCCGCCACGCATTAAAAGGAAGAAATGAGAAAAACTAAACCCCGCAAACGATATAGCGACTGCGCTCGCTGGCACACCAAAAAGTGGCGCACCATGCCCACGCACCTCAAAGTGCTGTGGCAATACATATGGGAGAACGCCAACTGCGCCGGAATATGGGAGCCCGAGCTCGC
Encoded proteins:
- a CDS encoding recombinase RecT codes for the protein MAEVKQELTKKDQASALVDWMKPAMATALPRHLNADRMVRIVLTEMRRNPKLVTCTKQSLAGSVIMASQLGLEPGVNGQCWLVPYGNEATFIIGYQGLIELAYRSNMVEFVIGEAVYENDEFTYSLGTEQFIKHVPAEADRGKLKAAYAVAKMKGASMPVFKVLTKEDILKVKASSPAANSAHSPWNTWPETMWVKTAVKKLMKFIPKSAEINKALEADDRVDAGKPQPFSDVIDLPEEKEGKGIEIEDVK